In one window of Burkholderia cenocepacia DNA:
- a CDS encoding sigma-54-dependent transcriptional regulator, producing the protein MPHALIVEDDPNSLSGLTALLAADGFSVDTATSLAEARTALGRSIPDVVLVDLNLPDGSGFDLLQHLPQQQPNGSLPVIVLTGNATVESAIEGLRHGIWDYLLKPINIPRLRSLLARIPRPYELIDEVQSLRASLRHLGRFGALVGRSDAMQHVYDMIEHNARTETAVLFSGEAGTGKKLAARTLHELSRRRKGPFVSFDCRMLVQAGRHGASLDSVLFGHERGAFDGAERRETGLFEQAGGGTLFLDEITALPLVLQEALLHALDSQNFMRIGGTSSITSDFRLIAATRRPAREAVANGTLREDLWLRLDAASITMPPLRERDGDALAIADAQIDELNREARATGRSTTDKRAAPGFVRECLSYEWPGNVRELQERVRFAYDASGDFIETLRAGEASFSAGAALNGSSVQIKVGTPLSDVEDLLIRATLDAVGGTRHRAATLLGISPKTLYNKLQRMKVN; encoded by the coding sequence ATGCCACACGCCCTGATTGTCGAAGACGATCCCAACAGCCTGTCAGGCCTCACCGCGCTGCTCGCCGCAGACGGCTTCTCGGTCGACACGGCCACGTCGCTCGCCGAAGCGCGCACGGCGCTCGGCCGCTCGATTCCCGACGTCGTGCTCGTCGACCTGAACCTGCCGGACGGCAGCGGGTTCGATCTGCTCCAGCACCTGCCGCAGCAACAGCCGAACGGCTCGCTGCCCGTGATCGTGCTGACGGGCAACGCGACGGTCGAGAGCGCCATCGAGGGGCTGCGTCACGGCATCTGGGACTACCTGCTGAAGCCGATCAACATCCCGCGCCTGCGCAGCCTGCTCGCGCGGATTCCCCGCCCGTACGAACTGATCGACGAAGTGCAGTCGCTGCGTGCGTCGCTGCGCCATCTCGGCCGCTTCGGCGCGCTGGTCGGCCGCAGCGACGCGATGCAGCACGTGTACGACATGATCGAGCACAACGCCCGCACCGAAACGGCCGTGCTGTTCTCGGGCGAAGCGGGCACCGGCAAGAAGCTGGCGGCGCGCACGCTGCACGAACTGAGCCGGCGCCGCAAGGGCCCGTTCGTGTCGTTCGACTGCCGCATGCTCGTGCAGGCCGGCCGGCATGGCGCGTCGCTCGACAGCGTGCTGTTCGGCCATGAGCGCGGCGCGTTCGACGGCGCCGAGCGCCGCGAGACGGGCCTGTTCGAACAAGCCGGCGGCGGCACGCTGTTCCTCGACGAAATCACCGCACTGCCGCTCGTGCTGCAGGAAGCGCTGCTGCACGCGCTCGATTCGCAGAACTTCATGCGGATCGGCGGCACGAGCTCGATCACCAGCGATTTCCGGCTGATCGCGGCCACCCGCCGCCCTGCGCGCGAAGCGGTGGCGAACGGCACGCTGCGCGAGGATCTGTGGCTGCGCCTCGACGCGGCGTCGATCACGATGCCGCCGCTGCGCGAGCGCGACGGCGATGCGCTCGCGATCGCGGACGCGCAGATCGACGAACTGAACCGGGAAGCGCGCGCAACCGGCCGCAGCACGACCGACAAGCGCGCGGCCCCGGGCTTCGTGCGCGAATGCCTGTCGTACGAATGGCCGGGCAACGTGCGCGAACTGCAGGAGCGCGTGCGTTTCGCGTACGACGCATCGGGCGACTTCATCGAGACGCTGCGCGCGGGCGAAGCCAGCTTCTCCGCCGGCGCCGCGCTGAACGGCAGCAGCGTGCAGATCAAGGTCGGCACCCCGCTGTCCGACGTCGAGGATCTGCTGATCCGCGCGACGCTCGACGCGGTCGGCGGGACGCGCCACCGCGCGGCGACGCTGCTCGGCATCAGCCCGAAGACGCTGTACAACAAGCTGCAGCGAATGAAGGTGAACTGA
- the efp gene encoding elongation factor P translates to MKTAQELRVGNVVQIGSEAWVIAKAEYNKSGRNSAVVKMKMKNLLSNAGQESVYKADDKFEVVVLDRKEVTYSYFADPMYVFMDADYNQYEVEAEMMGEALNYLEDGMACEVVFYNEKAISVELPTVLVREITYTEPAVKGDTSSGKVLKNAKLATGFELQVPLFCNTGDKIEIDTRTNEYRSRA, encoded by the coding sequence ATGAAAACCGCACAGGAACTCCGCGTAGGCAACGTCGTGCAGATCGGCAGCGAAGCATGGGTCATCGCAAAAGCGGAATACAACAAGTCGGGCCGTAACTCGGCCGTCGTCAAGATGAAGATGAAGAACCTGCTGTCCAACGCAGGTCAGGAATCGGTCTACAAGGCTGACGACAAGTTCGAGGTCGTCGTGCTCGACCGCAAGGAAGTGACGTACTCGTACTTCGCCGACCCGATGTACGTGTTCATGGACGCCGACTACAACCAGTACGAAGTCGAAGCCGAAATGATGGGCGAAGCGCTGAACTACCTCGAAGACGGCATGGCTTGCGAAGTCGTGTTCTACAACGAGAAGGCGATCTCGGTCGAGCTGCCGACGGTCCTCGTTCGCGAAATCACCTACACGGAACCGGCCGTCAAGGGCGACACGTCGTCGGGCAAGGTGCTGAAGAACGCGAAGCTGGCGACCGGCTTCGAGCTGCAAGTGCCGCTGTTCTGCAACACCGGCGACAAGATCGAAATCGATACGCGCACGAACGAATACCGCAGCCGCGCGTAA